In Vitis vinifera cultivar Pinot Noir 40024 chromosome 17, ASM3070453v1, one genomic interval encodes:
- the LOC100267913 gene encoding cytosolic sulfotransferase 13 produces the protein MATVSSSQKPLDDEEDDGKERTCKRYSEIISTLPKEKGWTTEHMYQYQGFWYHSVVGLQGIMWVEEHFKPRHEDLLLVSAPKSGTTWFKSLMFAIMNRGQYDCSTHPLLTTSPHELVPFSEIFFHLNIPFPNPDTLSPPQIFHTHLPFTSLSQSVLDSQCRIVYVCRNPKDTFVSLFHFLQKKEEENPREPLSFEEAFEQFCKGVSVYGPFWDHVLGYWKASLEWPERVLFLKYEDMKVDSSFHLKRLAEFMGYAFSLEEEKQGLVKEILKLCSFENQSNLRVNKTGRFRVGHMSMENNPFFRKGEVGDWKNHLTAEMAERLDRITGQKLNGYDLRFLDTLDK, from the coding sequence ATGGCTACAGTTTCCTCTTCCCAAAAACCTCTTGATGATGAGGAAGACGATGGTAAAGAGAGGACGTGCAAAAGGTACAGTGAGATCATTTCAACCCTTCCAAAGGAAAAAGGCTGGACAACTGAGCATATGTATCAGTACCAGGGCTTTTGGTACCATTCCGTAGTTGGCTTACAAGGAATCATGTGGGTGGAAGAACACTTTAAGCCACGACATGAAGACCTTCTCTTAGTCTCTGCTCCAAAATCGGGCACAACATGGTTTAAATCTCTCATGTTTGCTATTATGAATCGAGGCCAGTATGATTGTTCAACACATCCTTTGCTCACCACCAGCCCTCATGAGCTTGTTCCTTTCTCGGAAATATTCTTTCACCTAAACATCCCATTCCCAAATCCAGATACACTTTCTCCTCCTCAAATCTTCCATACCCACCTCCCTTTTACTTCATTATCTCAGTCTGTCCTAGATTCTCAGTGTCGGATCGTATATGTTTGTCGAAATCCAAAAGACACGTTTGTCTCTTTGTTTCACTTCCTGCAGAAGAAGGAAGAGGAAAATCCAAGAGAACCACTTTCCTTTGAAGAGGCATTTGAGCAATTTTGCAAAGGAGTTTCTGTGTATGGCCCCTTCTGGGATCACGTATTGGGGTACTGGAAGGCAAGCTTAGAGTGGCCTGAGAGGGTCCTGTTCTTGAAATACGAGGATATGAAGGTGGATTCTTCATTCCATCTCAAGAGGTTAGCAGAGTTCATGGGCTATGCCTTCTCTTTAGAGGAAGAAAAACAAGGCTTGGTGAAAGAAATTTTAAAGTTGTGTAGTTTCGAGAATCAAAGTAATTTGAGAGTTAATAAGACAGGAAGATTTCGAGTTGGGCACATGAGCATGGAGAACAATCCATTCTTTAGGAAAGGCGAGGTTGGAGACTGGAAGAATCATCTAACAGCTGAGATGGCTGAGCGCCTTGACAGGATCACAGGGCAAAAGTTGAACGGTTATGATTTGAGATTCCTGGATACCTTAGATAAGTGA
- the LOC132252835 gene encoding chlorophyll a-b binding protein 36, chloroplastic-like: MAAGATLFIIHFLTSSNPQDMTPFPNPSYIADVCEDLSVFPPPQFPFDHSFSLHSLSLRSRSAYADQTALKQPNELVRRNGGLGGDYITMRRAVESIPRNIWQAQPRSRPEHLAIWACQLVLMGLLEGCRVGGSPLGESSFFR, translated from the exons ATGGCGGCTGGTGCAACCCTCTTCATCATCCATTTCCTAACCTCTTCGAATCCCCAAGACATGACGCCGTTTCCGAATCCTTCCTACATCGCCGACGTCTGCGAGGACCTCTCTGTCTTCCCCCCGCCACAGTTCCCTTTTGATCATTCCTTCTCtctccactctctctctctacgtTCG AGATCAGCATATGCCGACCAAACCGCCTTGAAACAGCCCAATGAGCTCGTTCGGAGGAATGGTGGTCTCGGTGGTGACTACATCACCATGCGCCGGGCTGTTGAAAGCATCCCCCGAAACATATGGCAAGCCCAACCTCGTTCGCGCCCGGAGCATCTTGCAATCTGGGCCTGTCAACTTGTGCTCATGGGACTCCTTGAAGGATGCCGTGTTGGTGGAAGCCCACTTGGTGAGAGTTCTTTTTTTAGATAG